A genomic region of Dickeya solani IPO 2222 contains the following coding sequences:
- the gspE gene encoding type II secretion system protein GspE yields the protein MTHNALQHELQLLCRRYHALLLDMDEQVVSIAVAGLVAEELVAALRFASHRRVLVEQWPTARLEQQLTSPQAEETIAPYQADATAFDESDDAPVVQFINQTLKLAIQRRASDIHFEPLPAGYRVRLRIDGVLHETLPAPDSLAGRLIARLKIMGKLNIAERRLPQDGQFSLRLDQYAYSLRIATLPVQGGEKVVLRVLQTQQQALELDALGLTARALQQFKRTLSLPQGLILVTGPTGSGKTFTLYSAIRWLNDVSRNICSVEDPVEIPLAGINQTAVHAQSQLDFARVLRALLRQDPDVIMIGEIRDAETAEIAVKAAQTGHLVLSTLHTNSAADTLVRLGHLGIPGYLLAAALKLVIAQRLVRRLCPHCRRLTEDAITLPDNLWQGPLRQWRATGCEHCFSGYYGRAALYELLPVTPALQQALSSSTLSGSTSWSDSGQPRPQQRETGLLSAGLSLVHEGITSLEEIYRVVGDRIE from the coding sequence ATGACTCACAACGCGTTACAGCATGAATTGCAATTGCTTTGTCGGCGCTACCACGCCCTGCTGCTGGATATGGATGAGCAGGTGGTCTCCATCGCCGTGGCCGGCCTGGTGGCGGAAGAACTGGTTGCCGCGCTGCGTTTCGCCAGCCACCGGCGAGTTCTGGTCGAGCAATGGCCCACCGCGCGGCTGGAACAACAGCTTACGTCGCCACAGGCAGAAGAAACCATCGCGCCTTATCAGGCCGATGCAACAGCGTTCGACGAATCCGATGACGCGCCGGTGGTCCAGTTCATCAATCAGACGCTGAAATTGGCGATCCAGCGGCGCGCGTCTGATATCCATTTCGAGCCGTTGCCTGCCGGTTACCGCGTCAGGTTACGTATTGACGGGGTCTTGCATGAAACCTTGCCCGCACCGGATTCACTGGCCGGGCGACTGATTGCCCGGCTCAAAATCATGGGAAAACTCAATATCGCCGAGCGACGTTTGCCGCAGGACGGCCAGTTCAGCCTGCGGCTGGATCAATACGCCTACTCGCTACGCATCGCCACGTTGCCGGTTCAGGGCGGCGAGAAAGTGGTGCTGAGAGTCCTGCAAACACAACAGCAGGCTTTGGAACTGGATGCACTGGGCCTGACTGCCCGCGCGTTGCAGCAATTCAAACGGACGCTGAGTTTGCCACAAGGGCTAATTCTGGTTACAGGCCCTACCGGCAGCGGCAAGACGTTCACACTGTACAGCGCCATCCGCTGGCTGAATGACGTTAGCCGCAATATTTGCAGCGTGGAGGACCCTGTTGAAATTCCGCTGGCCGGCATCAATCAGACCGCCGTTCATGCCCAAAGTCAGCTGGATTTCGCCCGGGTACTGCGCGCCCTGCTGCGTCAGGATCCGGACGTGATCATGATTGGCGAAATCCGCGATGCCGAAACCGCAGAGATTGCCGTCAAAGCGGCGCAAACCGGCCATCTGGTGCTGTCTACCCTGCATACCAATTCCGCCGCCGACACGCTGGTCCGTCTGGGGCATCTGGGGATTCCCGGTTATCTGCTGGCTGCCGCGCTCAAGCTGGTGATAGCCCAGCGGCTGGTCAGGCGATTGTGCCCGCATTGCCGCCGGCTAACCGAGGATGCCATAACCTTGCCCGATAATCTGTGGCAAGGCCCGTTACGGCAATGGCGAGCAACCGGGTGCGAGCACTGTTTTTCCGGTTACTATGGTCGGGCGGCGCTTTACGAGCTGCTGCCAGTCACGCCAGCGCTTCAGCAGGCGTTGTCCAGTTCCACATTGTCCGGTTCCACATCATGGTCCGACAGTGGCCAGCCACGGCCCCAGCAACGGGAAACCGGACTGCTATCCGCCGGGCTGTCGCTGGTTCACGAAGGCATCACCTCGCTGGAGGAAATCTATCGGGTAGTGGGCGACCGCATTGAATAA
- the hofC gene encoding protein transport protein HofC — protein MAVQKLYYWQALRNDGEFCAGERIGTSRDEIYQYLLELGYQPLRLKTGQYLTPRYWRGPQLSIIIRQLATLLQAGLPLLDALDLLGRQHEKAGWRCLLQEIRLQVAQGRALSEVFADHPTVFPAMCSSLVAVGELTGKLDDCCARLANYQENQRQLAGKVIKALRYPAFVIVVGLLVALLMLTLVLPEFAGLYASFDAPLPWLTRMMLGLSDALSRHGTLLIILPVVILLGYRQIRRQKVEWQKREQRLLLKLPLLSTLVRSHCLSQIFHTLAMTQQAGLTLPSGLSAAATLNNPVYRQSLAEIKSQLEQGIPLGQAIHDDPLLYPAPCHQLISVGEETGALDQLFARLAGWYENHTRQFADTLTQTLEPLLLVIVGGLVGTLVIAMYLPIFQLGNVLAGA, from the coding sequence ATGGCAGTACAGAAACTCTATTACTGGCAAGCGCTTCGCAACGATGGTGAATTCTGTGCCGGTGAACGCATCGGTACTAGCCGGGATGAGATTTACCAGTATCTGCTGGAGCTCGGCTACCAGCCTTTGCGCCTCAAAACCGGGCAATACCTGACGCCGCGTTACTGGCGCGGCCCTCAGCTATCGATCATCATCCGGCAACTGGCGACATTGCTGCAGGCTGGATTGCCGTTACTGGATGCGTTAGACCTGCTCGGCCGTCAGCACGAAAAAGCGGGCTGGCGCTGCCTGTTGCAGGAGATTCGCCTGCAGGTGGCGCAGGGGCGCGCGTTATCAGAAGTATTCGCTGACCATCCCACCGTCTTTCCAGCGATGTGCAGTTCACTGGTGGCCGTCGGCGAACTGACCGGGAAATTGGATGACTGTTGCGCCCGACTGGCAAACTATCAGGAAAACCAGCGTCAACTAGCCGGGAAGGTGATCAAGGCCCTGCGCTATCCGGCCTTTGTGATTGTAGTAGGACTACTGGTCGCCCTGCTGATGCTAACGCTGGTATTACCGGAATTCGCCGGGTTGTACGCCTCCTTTGATGCGCCGCTCCCCTGGCTGACCCGCATGATGCTGGGATTATCGGATGCGCTGAGTCGTCACGGTACGCTGCTCATTATCCTTCCGGTAGTAATATTGCTGGGCTACCGGCAGATACGCCGGCAAAAAGTGGAGTGGCAAAAACGGGAGCAACGGCTACTGTTGAAGCTGCCGCTGCTATCCACCCTGGTACGAAGCCATTGCCTGAGCCAAATCTTTCATACTCTGGCGATGACACAGCAGGCGGGATTAACGCTGCCTTCCGGCCTGAGTGCCGCCGCGACGCTGAATAACCCGGTTTATCGGCAATCGCTCGCTGAGATTAAAAGCCAGCTTGAACAGGGTATTCCGCTCGGGCAAGCGATCCATGATGATCCGTTGCTCTATCCTGCCCCTTGCCATCAACTCATCAGTGTCGGGGAAGAAACCGGCGCACTGGATCAATTGTTTGCCCGGCTGGCAGGCTGGTATGAGAATCATACCCGGCAATTTGCAGACACACTGACGCAAACGCTGGAACCACTGTTACTGGTCATCGTCGGTGGACTGGTGGGAACGCTGGTCATCGCCATGTATCTGCCGATTTTCCAGTTAGGGAATGTACTGGCAGGCGCCTGA
- the ppdD gene encoding prepilin peptidase-dependent pilin yields MTQQGFSLIELMVVIVIIAILSALGIPAYQGYLQKAAMTDMLQTMSAYKTAVDLCSLSNAGLEGCSAGSQGIPTPTTSRYVSAVTVNQGIITLTGQSTLQGLSVVMTPTLDAQNGASRWTRACQNGANADSLRQACEDVFRFDATGG; encoded by the coding sequence ATGACACAACAAGGATTTTCACTTATTGAACTGATGGTGGTCATCGTCATCATCGCCATCCTTAGCGCGCTGGGAATTCCGGCGTATCAGGGCTATCTGCAGAAAGCCGCCATGACCGACATGCTGCAAACCATGAGCGCCTATAAAACTGCCGTGGATCTCTGCAGCCTCAGTAACGCGGGTCTGGAAGGATGCAGCGCGGGCAGCCAGGGTATCCCAACGCCAACCACGTCGCGTTATGTCAGCGCGGTCACGGTCAATCAGGGCATCATTACCCTGACCGGCCAATCGACCCTGCAAGGGCTAAGCGTCGTCATGACGCCCACGCTGGATGCTCAGAACGGCGCCTCCCGCTGGACGAGAGCCTGCCAGAACGGCGCCAACGCAGATAGCCTGCGTCAGGCATGTGAAGACGTCTTTCGTTTTGACGCTACAGGCGGATGA
- the coaE gene encoding dephospho-CoA kinase (Dephospho-CoA kinase (CoaE) performs the final step in coenzyme A biosynthesis.): MAYIVALTGGIGSGKSTVAQGFATLGATIVDADVIARQVVAPGQPALTAIVEYFGLEILQPDGALNRSALRERIFSSPEDKRWLNALLHPLIQQETRRQLAAVTTPYALWVVPLLVENQLQGQAQRILVVDIPLETQLQRTMARDGVSRAQAQNILASQANRKQRLACADDIIDNNSNPSVLAPRIAALHQHYLMLAASATDRTTHNE, from the coding sequence ATGGCATACATCGTTGCGCTGACAGGCGGTATCGGCAGCGGAAAAAGTACGGTTGCTCAGGGCTTTGCAACACTAGGCGCCACCATTGTCGATGCGGACGTAATCGCCCGCCAGGTCGTTGCTCCCGGGCAGCCCGCTCTGACAGCCATTGTTGAGTATTTTGGCCTGGAGATATTACAGCCGGACGGCGCGCTAAACCGAAGCGCCCTGCGAGAACGCATTTTTTCCAGCCCGGAGGACAAACGCTGGCTCAACGCTCTGCTGCATCCGCTGATCCAGCAGGAGACCCGGCGTCAGTTAGCGGCCGTTACCACTCCCTATGCGTTATGGGTGGTTCCCCTGTTGGTGGAAAATCAGCTTCAAGGGCAGGCGCAGCGCATTCTGGTGGTGGATATCCCCCTGGAGACGCAATTGCAACGCACCATGGCTCGGGATGGCGTTTCCCGTGCTCAGGCGCAAAACATTCTGGCGTCGCAGGCCAACCGTAAACAGCGGTTGGCCTGCGCTGATGATATTATCGATAATAATAGCAATCCGAGCGTACTCGCTCCGCGGATTGCCGCTCTGCATCAGCATTATCTGATGCTGGCCGCATCCGCAACCGACAGGACGACCCATAATGAGTGA
- a CDS encoding GMP reductase, translating to MRIEEDIKLGFKDVLIRPKRSTLKSRADVELTREFTFLHAGCDWSGVPIIAANMDTVGTFQVARVLASFELLTAVHKHYSVAEWRQFVGSTPAAVLRHVMVSSGTSDGDFENMRQILALSPDLKFICIDVANGYSEHFVNFVQKAREVFPDKVICAGNVVTGEMVEELLLSGADIVKVGIGPGSVCTTRVKTGVGYPQLSAVIECADAAHGLGGQIVSDGGCTVPGDVAKAFGGGADFVMLGGLLAAHEECGGDIIEEDGRKMMMFYGMSSASAMERHVGGVAEYRAAEGKTVRLPLRGPVEHTVRDILGGLRSACTYVGASRLKELTKRTTFIRVVEQENQVFSG from the coding sequence ATGCGTATTGAAGAAGATATCAAGCTGGGTTTTAAAGATGTGCTCATCCGCCCCAAGCGTTCCACGTTGAAAAGCCGTGCAGACGTTGAACTGACGCGTGAGTTTACCTTTCTGCACGCTGGCTGCGACTGGTCTGGCGTGCCTATCATTGCTGCCAACATGGACACGGTGGGTACGTTCCAGGTGGCGCGGGTACTGGCGTCGTTTGAGCTGTTGACTGCGGTACACAAGCACTATTCGGTGGCCGAGTGGCGACAGTTTGTCGGCAGTACGCCTGCTGCCGTATTACGCCATGTGATGGTATCGAGCGGCACGTCTGACGGTGATTTCGAGAACATGCGGCAGATTCTGGCGTTATCGCCGGATCTGAAATTTATCTGTATTGATGTGGCTAACGGCTATTCGGAACATTTCGTCAACTTTGTACAGAAAGCACGTGAAGTCTTTCCTGATAAGGTGATTTGCGCCGGCAACGTGGTGACCGGAGAAATGGTGGAAGAGCTGCTATTGTCAGGGGCGGATATTGTTAAGGTAGGTATCGGTCCCGGTTCGGTTTGCACTACGCGGGTGAAAACCGGCGTTGGTTATCCGCAACTGTCGGCGGTGATCGAGTGCGCCGATGCGGCACACGGTCTGGGTGGGCAGATTGTCAGTGATGGCGGCTGTACCGTGCCGGGCGATGTGGCCAAGGCTTTTGGCGGCGGCGCCGATTTCGTGATGCTGGGTGGATTGCTGGCGGCACACGAAGAATGCGGCGGCGATATTATTGAAGAAGACGGCCGGAAAATGATGATGTTTTACGGCATGAGTTCCGCCTCAGCGATGGAACGGCATGTCGGCGGCGTTGCCGAATACCGCGCAGCGGAAGGCAAGACGGTACGTCTGCCATTGCGCGGCCCGGTAGAACATACCGTGCGCGATATTCTCGGCGGGTTGCGCTCTGCCTGTACTTACGTGGGCGCATCACGCCTGAAGGAACTGACCAAGCGTACGACCTTCATTCGGGTTGTCGAGCAGGAAAATCAGGTATTTAGCGGCTGA
- the mutT gene encoding 8-oxo-dGTP diphosphatase MutT: MMQKTLSVAVGIIRNPQQEFFIACRPAGVHMAGKWEFPGGKVEEGETPEQALVRELHEEAGIEVINPKPLDSKTFSAGERLITLYFFLVEQWRGEPYGREGQPSRWLTADELDEQEFPPANAEMIRRLKADIA; the protein is encoded by the coding sequence ATGATGCAAAAAACTTTATCTGTGGCGGTGGGGATTATCCGGAACCCGCAGCAAGAGTTCTTCATCGCCTGTCGCCCGGCCGGGGTGCACATGGCCGGTAAATGGGAGTTTCCCGGCGGCAAGGTCGAAGAAGGCGAAACGCCGGAGCAGGCGCTGGTGCGGGAACTGCACGAGGAAGCGGGGATTGAGGTGATCAATCCAAAGCCGCTGGACAGCAAAACGTTTTCGGCAGGCGAACGCCTGATTACGCTGTACTTCTTCCTGGTGGAGCAATGGCGCGGCGAGCCGTATGGTCGTGAAGGCCAACCCTCGCGCTGGCTGACCGCTGATGAACTGGATGAGCAGGAATTCCCGCCCGCCAACGCCGAGATGATTCGCCGTCTTAAAGCGGACATCGCCTAA
- the yacG gene encoding DNA gyrase inhibitor YacG — MTVVNCPTCAKPVEWSESSPYRPFCSKRCQLIDLGEWADEEKRIPSEDDVSDSDTWSEAQH, encoded by the coding sequence ATGACCGTTGTAAATTGCCCTACCTGCGCCAAACCGGTGGAATGGAGCGAAAGTAGTCCTTATCGGCCGTTTTGCAGCAAACGTTGCCAGTTGATCGATTTGGGGGAATGGGCCGACGAGGAAAAACGCATTCCCAGCGAGGACGATGTATCCGACAGCGACACCTGGAGCGAAGCACAGCACTAA
- the zapD gene encoding cell division protein ZapD has product MSDVSSTVLFEYPLNEKMRTWLRLEFLLQQMYDNHALKDIGVALTFFRAVAELLDILERGDARPDLLKELERQQQKLAQWGELPEADIERINTLRQKLRNLSGELIAAPRMGQGLREDKLIGMVRQRLSLPGGCCSFDLPTLHIWLHQLPEQKQRQTNIWLDSVSPLKRSLDSILELIRHAGAFREQISLNGFYQDNATDTDLLRLRIALEHQIYPQISGHKTRYAIRFLPLDSDGQTPARLAFELACC; this is encoded by the coding sequence ATGAGTGACGTTTCCTCGACAGTTCTTTTTGAATATCCGCTGAATGAAAAAATGCGTACCTGGCTACGCCTGGAATTTTTGCTGCAACAGATGTACGACAACCACGCGTTGAAGGATATTGGCGTTGCCCTGACCTTCTTCCGCGCGGTGGCGGAATTGCTGGATATTCTCGAACGCGGGGACGCCCGCCCCGACCTGCTGAAAGAGCTGGAACGCCAGCAACAGAAACTGGCGCAATGGGGCGAGTTGCCGGAAGCAGACATTGAGCGTATTAACACGCTGCGTCAGAAGCTACGAAACCTGTCGGGTGAACTGATTGCGGCTCCGCGCATGGGGCAGGGATTACGCGAAGATAAGTTAATCGGCATGGTGCGGCAGCGCCTGAGCCTGCCGGGCGGGTGCTGTAGTTTCGACTTACCCACATTGCATATCTGGTTGCACCAGTTACCGGAGCAAAAACAGCGGCAAACCAACATCTGGCTGGATAGCGTGTCGCCACTGAAGCGGTCGCTCGACAGCATACTGGAGCTGATCCGCCATGCGGGCGCCTTCAGGGAACAAATCAGCCTCAATGGTTTCTATCAGGATAATGCGACCGATACTGACCTGCTGCGTTTGCGAATTGCCCTTGAACACCAAATCTATCCGCAAATATCTGGCCACAAGACTCGCTATGCCATCCGCTTCCTGCCGTTGGATAGCGATGGACAAACGCCCGCGCGGCTGGCATTTGAACTGGCTTGTTGCTAA